A stretch of DNA from Dioscorea cayenensis subsp. rotundata cultivar TDr96_F1 chromosome 4, TDr96_F1_v2_PseudoChromosome.rev07_lg8_w22 25.fasta, whole genome shotgun sequence:
AGTTTAGCGCCTGTCTCACTGGCGcatgcttttaaaaattttgttgctAAGCAACTTGTAGAGCTTGTAGCAAATTGCTAACATTGTGGCCATTTGATTTTATGAACAATCATGTTGGGAATTCTTCAACAGGATGAAGAGTGTGATCAACCATTTGAAAGGATCTCGAGATTTTCCACGTCTAAGAATAGGTGAGAATATAAGACAGTTTGTTACCTCCACCGATACAAATTGCTGaagtaacatttttttaatgaaatttctCAAAGGCATTGGACGGCCCCCAGGGAAAATGGATCCAGCTAGTTTTGTTCTTCGACCCTTCAACAAAAAGGAACGGGAAGAGGTGCCTTTCTCATCTTTAGATGTTTGGTACAGTCTGCATTTTCCAGCACCTTCTGTATATCTTTTGCTCTTGTGGTTGCAGTTGGATTTCGCTCTCCAAAGAGGACTTGAGGCAATAAGGATTCTTCTTCTTGAAGGATTAAATAAAAGTGCAACCTTTGTTAACAGCTCACAACCATCAGAGCTCATGAACAGATGATATGCTTTGTCAGAACTATTTGGGGAAAGATTAGCCATAGTTTTTACAGAGTTTCA
This window harbors:
- the LOC120258171 gene encoding peptidyl-tRNA hydrolase, mitochondrial-like isoform X2; this encodes MQVVGSIVSYFHVPLNQVVLMYDDLDLPFAKLRLLPKGGHGGHNGMKSVINHLKGSRDFPRLRIGIGRPPGKMDPASFVLRPFNKKEREELDFALQRGLEAIRILLLEGLNKSATFVNSSQPSELMNR